Proteins co-encoded in one Synechococcus elongatus PCC 6301 genomic window:
- the ndk gene encoding nucleoside-diphosphate kinase: MSVERTFIAIKPDGVQRGLVGTIIGRFEQKGFKLVGLKQLKPSRELAEQHYAVHRERPFFNGLVEFITSGPIVAIVLEGEGVVAAARKLIGATNPLTAEPGTIRGDFGVNIGRNIIHGSDAIETAQQEIALWFSPAELSDWTPTIQPWLYE; the protein is encoded by the coding sequence ATGTCTGTGGAACGCACATTTATTGCCATCAAGCCCGATGGCGTTCAGCGGGGTTTGGTCGGTACGATCATCGGCCGCTTTGAGCAAAAAGGCTTCAAACTGGTGGGCCTAAAGCAGCTGAAGCCCAGTCGCGAGCTGGCCGAACAGCACTATGCTGTCCACCGCGAGCGCCCCTTCTTCAATGGCCTCGTCGAGTTCATCACCTCTGGGCCGATCGTGGCGATCGTCTTGGAAGGCGAAGGCGTTGTGGCGGCTGCTCGCAAGTTGATCGGCGCTACCAATCCGCTGACGGCAGAACCGGGCACCATCCGTGGTGATTTTGGTGTCAATATTGGCCGCAACATCATCCATGGCTCGGATGCAATCGAAACAGCACAACAGGAAATTGCTCTCTGGTTTAGCCCAGCAGAGCTAAGTGATTGGACCCCCACGATTCAACCCTGGCTGTACGAATAA
- a CDS encoding ABC transporter substrate-binding protein, protein MPVLRSPFQAALPRCFGLAALALGLATACQESSAPPAAGSQPLGLAIAQTGNASLFGQEQLAGLQIAKAVFERPATGVPIDFRLQDSGSDEASAINAFQTLINVNEVVAIIGPTLSQQAFGADPIAERAGVPVLAASNTAKGIPELGQFIVRLSAPAAVVAPQAIAAARKLNPQAQRVVVVYAQDDAYSRSETEVFQKAVKDAGLNLTLVQRYQVSDSDFQGLISQALQQKPDIIVLSSLAADGGNLVRQLRELGYGGLIVGGNGFNTPNVFPVCQQRCDGIIVAQTYSPNFDSPVNKDFRQRYEAQFGKQPSQFSAQIFSAVQVIAESLNRVNQKQPVVDLPLPERRKALLQAMLTGTYDTPLGRLSFTPGGEVNQEQFYVARIRMKPDGQGDFELLP, encoded by the coding sequence ATGCCCGTGCTGCGATCGCCCTTCCAAGCTGCCTTGCCCCGCTGTTTCGGGCTGGCAGCCCTGGCGTTGGGGCTGGCGACCGCTTGCCAAGAAAGCAGCGCTCCGCCGGCTGCCGGATCCCAGCCCTTGGGCTTGGCGATCGCTCAAACCGGCAATGCCTCTCTGTTTGGTCAGGAACAGTTGGCGGGTCTTCAGATTGCCAAAGCAGTCTTTGAACGACCTGCTACTGGTGTTCCGATTGACTTTCGCTTGCAGGACAGTGGCAGTGATGAAGCCAGTGCAATCAATGCCTTCCAGACGTTGATCAACGTCAATGAAGTGGTCGCGATCATTGGTCCGACCCTGTCGCAGCAAGCCTTTGGAGCCGATCCAATCGCTGAACGCGCCGGTGTGCCTGTCCTAGCCGCCTCGAATACCGCCAAGGGAATTCCAGAACTCGGCCAATTTATCGTCCGCCTCTCGGCTCCGGCCGCCGTCGTTGCGCCCCAAGCGATCGCGGCAGCCCGCAAGCTCAATCCTCAAGCGCAACGGGTGGTGGTTGTCTACGCCCAAGATGATGCTTACTCGCGCTCGGAGACAGAAGTTTTTCAAAAAGCGGTCAAAGACGCTGGCTTGAATCTGACGCTGGTGCAGCGCTACCAAGTCAGTGACAGCGACTTTCAAGGCTTGATCAGTCAAGCACTCCAGCAGAAGCCCGATATCATCGTGCTCTCGTCGCTAGCAGCCGATGGTGGCAACCTCGTGCGGCAACTGCGAGAGCTAGGCTATGGCGGTCTGATCGTCGGCGGCAACGGCTTCAATACGCCGAATGTGTTCCCCGTCTGCCAGCAGCGCTGCGACGGTATCATCGTCGCCCAAACCTACAGTCCCAACTTCGATAGCCCCGTCAACAAGGACTTTCGCCAGCGATACGAGGCCCAGTTTGGTAAACAGCCCTCGCAGTTTAGTGCCCAGATTTTTTCAGCAGTACAGGTGATTGCAGAATCACTGAACCGCGTCAACCAAAAGCAACCGGTGGTAGACCTTCCCCTACCGGAGCGCCGTAAAGCTTTGCTGCAAGCGATGCTGACGGGCACCTATGACACGCCGTTAGGGCGTCTCTCGTTTACACCTGGCGGTGAAGTCAACCAAGAGCAGTTCTACGTGGCGCGGATTCGCATGAAGCCCGACGGTCAAGGCGACTTTGAGTTGTTGCCCTAA
- a CDS encoding branched-chain amino acid ABC transporter permease produces the protein MDWLQPLINGLAIGGVYALFALGYTLVFSILGVINFAHGAVFTLGAYLTYALVGGRFSFNGLLANAALPFSLPFALALLLGSLLAGGASLLIEQVAFRPLRRRQADPLLTLISSLGVAVFIVNLIQILVGAEIYTFPSNIYGDLPSAINLGSSDRPIQIRTVQIILFVVAIAMFSLLTWLINGTRVGHALKAVAEDATTASLLGIDPDRYIRLTFFLSGVLGGLAGTLVGTSVSITGPYFGIAYGLKGLSVMVLGGLGNIPGTIAGGLLLGLAEAWVPPQWSGYRDAVAFALLFAMLLIRPQGLFSRARTEKV, from the coding sequence ATGGATTGGTTGCAACCGCTGATCAATGGTCTGGCCATCGGGGGCGTCTATGCCCTGTTTGCCTTGGGGTATACCTTGGTCTTTTCGATCCTGGGGGTCATTAACTTTGCCCATGGTGCCGTTTTTACCCTCGGTGCCTACCTGACTTACGCTCTAGTGGGTGGGCGTTTCAGCTTCAACGGGTTGCTCGCCAATGCCGCGCTGCCCTTCAGTTTGCCGTTCGCCTTGGCTCTGCTGCTCGGCAGTTTGCTGGCCGGCGGTGCCAGCCTCTTGATTGAGCAAGTGGCCTTTCGTCCCCTGCGCCGCCGCCAAGCGGATCCCCTCCTAACCCTGATCTCCAGCCTTGGCGTGGCGGTGTTTATCGTCAATTTGATTCAAATCTTGGTGGGAGCCGAGATTTACACCTTCCCAAGCAACATCTACGGCGACCTACCCAGTGCCATCAACTTAGGCAGCAGCGATCGCCCGATCCAGATCCGCACGGTGCAAATCATCCTGTTTGTCGTGGCGATCGCGATGTTCAGTCTGCTGACTTGGCTGATCAACGGCACCCGCGTTGGCCATGCCCTGAAAGCTGTTGCCGAAGATGCCACCACCGCTAGCCTGCTGGGCATCGATCCCGATCGCTACATCCGGCTGACCTTCTTCCTGAGTGGCGTCCTTGGTGGTTTGGCGGGCACCTTGGTCGGTACCAGTGTCAGTATCACCGGCCCCTATTTCGGGATTGCCTACGGGCTGAAAGGCCTGAGTGTGATGGTCTTAGGTGGACTCGGCAATATTCCCGGCACGATTGCGGGCGGCTTGTTGTTGGGTCTGGCGGAAGCTTGGGTGCCGCCACAATGGTCGGGCTATCGCGATGCCGTTGCCTTTGCGCTGCTATTTGCCATGCTCTTGATCCGTCCCCAGGGCTTGTTTAGTCGTGCTCGGACAGAGAAGGTGTAG
- a CDS encoding branched-chain amino acid ABC transporter permease, with translation MGNVVATYGFLLVSMLLGATLGLSVYLPLMAGQLSLASPAFYALGGYLAAILSTKGLTASPEYSVGALLLEMGLAAIAAAVLAFLVGYPVLRLRGIYLAIATIALVEIVRVVALNLSITGGAVGIFGIPQPFSSAVGYLWIALPLLLIAVAACWRLQQVRTGLVLAAIREDELAASAIAVNTTRYKVLAFVLGAVLASLVGAVSAHFLNTWNPRQGTFDASITFLAFVLIGGSRSAFGPVLGGMVLTALPELLRAIGSVPGLWPGLSRLLQDGRLLIFGLLLVLGSIYFPQGLIKPRASQPRRRRTS, from the coding sequence ATGGGCAATGTGGTCGCCACCTACGGGTTTCTGTTGGTTTCGATGCTGCTGGGCGCGACGCTGGGTCTGTCAGTCTATCTGCCGCTGATGGCAGGACAACTATCCTTGGCATCGCCCGCTTTCTATGCTCTGGGCGGCTATCTGGCGGCCATCCTCTCGACGAAAGGTCTGACTGCCAGCCCTGAATACAGTGTTGGGGCTTTGCTGCTAGAGATGGGTCTTGCAGCGATCGCGGCGGCGGTTCTCGCCTTTCTGGTCGGCTATCCGGTGCTGCGGCTGCGCGGCATTTATCTGGCAATCGCCACGATCGCGCTCGTGGAAATTGTGCGGGTTGTCGCACTGAATCTCTCGATCACGGGCGGTGCCGTCGGCATTTTTGGGATTCCCCAGCCCTTTAGCTCGGCGGTTGGCTACCTCTGGATTGCCTTGCCGCTGCTGCTGATCGCAGTTGCTGCCTGCTGGCGCCTGCAACAGGTGCGGACTGGCCTAGTGCTGGCCGCAATCCGTGAAGATGAACTCGCAGCCAGTGCGATCGCGGTCAACACAACCCGCTACAAGGTGCTGGCCTTTGTGCTGGGGGCGGTTCTGGCCAGCCTTGTCGGAGCGGTTAGCGCCCACTTCCTCAATACCTGGAACCCGCGCCAAGGCACCTTTGATGCCAGCATCACCTTTCTGGCCTTTGTGCTGATCGGCGGATCGCGCAGTGCCTTTGGCCCTGTGTTGGGCGGGATGGTGCTGACTGCCTTGCCAGAACTATTGCGGGCGATCGGTTCGGTGCCGGGCTTGTGGCCGGGACTGAGTCGCCTCTTGCAGGACGGTCGCCTGTTGATTTTTGGGCTGCTGCTGGTCTTGGGCAGCATCTATTTCCCGCAGGGATTGATCAAGCCCCGCGCCAGCCAGCCACGCCGACGGAGGACCTCATGA
- a CDS encoding ABC transporter ATP-binding protein: MSLLQLEQVTRRFGGLVAVNQVSFKVEVGEIFGLIGPNGAGKTTLFNLITGLQPLSGGEICFQGDRLDRQRPDQIAQRGIARTFQNLRLFNQLSVFENVLVARHRQARTSLWDELIGSSRATRQSRGDRRRVQELLELLELSDQADQPAASLAYGDRRRLEIARALALEPQLLLLDEPAAGLNPREKQDLSDRIRAIREQFQLTVVLIEHHVPLVMGLCDRIAVLDFGQLIALGDPATVRQDPAVIEAYLGDE, from the coding sequence ATGAGCCTCCTGCAGCTCGAGCAAGTGACGCGCCGCTTTGGTGGCCTTGTTGCGGTCAATCAAGTCTCCTTCAAGGTCGAAGTGGGTGAGATCTTTGGACTGATTGGCCCCAATGGTGCGGGCAAGACAACGCTCTTCAACTTGATCACCGGCTTACAACCGTTAAGCGGCGGTGAGATTTGCTTTCAGGGCGATCGTCTCGATCGCCAGCGACCGGATCAGATCGCGCAGCGGGGCATTGCCCGAACATTTCAGAACCTGAGGCTGTTCAATCAGCTATCAGTGTTCGAGAACGTGCTGGTGGCGCGTCATCGGCAAGCTCGTACTTCTCTGTGGGATGAGCTGATCGGGTCGAGCCGAGCGACCCGTCAAAGTCGAGGCGATCGCCGCCGTGTGCAGGAATTGCTGGAGTTGCTCGAGCTGAGCGATCAAGCGGATCAGCCCGCTGCCAGTTTGGCCTATGGCGATCGCCGCCGTTTGGAAATTGCCCGTGCGCTAGCGCTAGAGCCGCAACTCTTGCTGTTGGATGAGCCTGCAGCTGGACTCAACCCTCGGGAAAAACAGGATTTAAGCGATCGCATTCGGGCGATTCGGGAGCAATTCCAGCTGACGGTGGTTTTGATTGAGCACCATGTGCCGCTGGTGATGGGTCTGTGCGATCGCATTGCGGTATTGGATTTTGGGCAATTGATTGCCCTTGGCGATCCGGCCACGGTTCGCCAGGATCCGGCTGTGATTGAGGCATACCTAGGCGATGAGTGA
- a CDS encoding ABC transporter ATP-binding protein, producing the protein MLQLSQIAVNYGAVVALTDLTLEIFPGEIVALIGANGAGKSTTLRAISRLVPLQQGRIYYDQQDLGLIPAPQLVGRGLAHCPEGRRVLARQSVRINLELGAYCRRDRIGIQTDLELQFDRFPRLRERQNQPAGTLSGGEQQMLAIARALMSRPRLLLLDEPSLGLAPQIVQEIFSVIRSLREQGMTILLVEQNATLALQTADRGYVLEAGQLLFSGPAADLLIDPRVKQAYLG; encoded by the coding sequence CTGCTGCAACTGAGTCAGATCGCAGTGAACTATGGGGCTGTGGTCGCCCTGACTGACTTGACGCTCGAGATTTTTCCGGGCGAGATCGTGGCGCTAATCGGGGCGAATGGCGCCGGCAAAAGCACGACCCTACGGGCAATTTCTCGCCTTGTGCCGCTTCAACAAGGCCGGATCTACTACGACCAGCAGGATCTGGGTTTGATCCCAGCGCCGCAACTGGTGGGACGAGGACTAGCGCATTGTCCTGAGGGTCGCCGTGTCTTGGCTCGTCAGAGTGTGCGGATCAATCTGGAACTTGGAGCTTACTGTCGGCGCGATCGCATTGGAATTCAAACGGATCTAGAGCTGCAATTCGATCGCTTTCCGCGCCTGCGGGAACGACAGAATCAACCGGCTGGTACCCTCAGTGGCGGCGAGCAACAGATGCTGGCGATCGCCCGAGCGTTGATGAGTCGTCCTCGCTTGCTGCTGTTAGATGAACCGAGCTTGGGCCTAGCTCCTCAGATCGTCCAAGAGATTTTTAGCGTCATCCGCAGCTTGCGTGAGCAAGGTATGACGATTCTCTTGGTTGAGCAGAATGCTACTTTGGCGCTCCAGACTGCCGATCGCGGCTACGTTCTGGAGGCAGGACAACTGCTCTTCTCAGGGCCAGCAGCGGATCTGCTGATTGATCCCCGCGTCAAGCAAGCCTATCTGGGCTAG
- the gyrB gene encoding DNA topoisomerase (ATP-hydrolyzing) subunit B → MANEYGASQIQVLEGLEPVRKRPGMYIGSTGPKGLHHLVYEVVDNAVDEALAGYCNTIDVRLLEDGSCQVTDNGRGIPTDIHPQTGKSALETVLTILHAGGKFGGGGYKVSGGLHGVGVSVVNALSEYVEVTVWREGKTHQQRFEQGNPIGELQVAPDADDRRGTQVRFKPDATIFSETTEFDYGTLASRLKELAYLNAGVRIDFTDERLQLTKNHEPHQETYYFEGGIREYVAYMNTDKQALHSEIIFVQSEKDGVQVEAALQWCVDAYSDNILGFANNIRTIDGGTHIEGLKTVLTRTMNTIARKRNKRKDADNNLSGENIREGLTAIVSVKVPDPEFEGQTKTKLGNTEVRGIVDTLVGETLTEYLEFHPSVADLILEKAIQAFNAAEAARRARELVRRKSVLESSTLPGKLADCSSRDPGESEIFIVEGDSAGGSAKQGRDRRFQAILPLRGKILNIEKTDDAKIYKNTEIQALITALGLGIKGEEFDASQLRYHRIVIMTDADVDGAHIRTLLLTFFYRYQRSLLEQGYIYIACPPLYKLERGRNHYYCYNERELQERIATFPENANYTIQRFKGLGEMMPQQLWETTMDPETRTMKRVEIEDAAEADRIFTILMGDRVQPRREFIETYGPQLSMAALDI, encoded by the coding sequence ATGGCCAACGAGTATGGCGCGAGTCAGATTCAGGTTCTCGAAGGACTCGAGCCGGTTCGTAAGCGTCCCGGGATGTACATCGGGAGCACCGGGCCCAAGGGCTTGCATCACCTAGTGTACGAGGTGGTGGACAACGCCGTCGACGAAGCCTTGGCGGGCTACTGCAATACCATTGATGTTCGTCTGCTCGAAGACGGCTCCTGCCAAGTCACCGATAACGGTCGCGGCATTCCCACAGATATTCACCCCCAAACCGGGAAGTCTGCTCTCGAAACCGTGCTGACGATTCTGCACGCGGGCGGCAAGTTTGGCGGTGGCGGTTATAAGGTGTCGGGGGGTCTGCACGGCGTCGGTGTGTCTGTCGTCAACGCCCTCTCAGAATATGTCGAAGTCACCGTGTGGCGGGAAGGCAAAACCCACCAACAGCGCTTTGAACAGGGCAACCCGATCGGGGAGTTGCAAGTTGCCCCGGATGCCGACGATCGCCGCGGGACACAAGTTCGTTTCAAACCAGACGCCACGATCTTTTCTGAAACAACCGAGTTCGATTACGGCACCCTAGCAAGCCGATTGAAGGAGCTAGCCTATCTGAATGCGGGCGTCCGCATCGACTTTACCGATGAGCGGCTGCAGCTCACCAAGAATCACGAGCCCCATCAAGAAACCTATTACTTTGAAGGCGGTATTCGCGAATACGTCGCCTACATGAATACCGATAAACAGGCGCTGCACTCAGAGATTATCTTTGTGCAATCCGAAAAAGATGGCGTCCAAGTTGAAGCTGCATTGCAATGGTGCGTTGACGCCTACAGCGACAACATTCTGGGCTTTGCCAACAACATCCGCACGATTGACGGCGGCACCCATATTGAGGGGCTCAAAACTGTTCTGACGCGGACGATGAACACGATCGCCCGCAAACGGAATAAACGCAAGGATGCCGACAATAACCTGTCGGGCGAGAATATTCGCGAAGGGTTAACAGCGATCGTTTCGGTCAAAGTTCCGGATCCGGAATTTGAAGGGCAAACCAAAACAAAGCTCGGCAATACCGAAGTTCGCGGCATCGTCGATACGCTCGTGGGCGAAACGTTGACGGAATATCTGGAATTCCATCCCAGCGTTGCCGATTTGATCCTCGAAAAAGCGATTCAAGCCTTTAATGCGGCTGAGGCAGCGCGACGGGCACGGGAATTGGTGCGTCGCAAATCAGTGCTGGAATCTTCGACATTGCCCGGTAAATTAGCAGACTGTTCCAGTCGCGATCCCGGTGAATCTGAAATCTTCATCGTGGAAGGGGATTCGGCAGGTGGCAGTGCTAAACAGGGGCGCGATCGCCGCTTCCAAGCCATCCTGCCTCTGCGCGGCAAAATCCTCAACATCGAGAAAACGGACGATGCCAAAATCTACAAAAACACTGAGATCCAAGCCCTGATTACAGCGCTGGGCCTCGGAATTAAAGGGGAGGAATTTGATGCTTCCCAACTGCGCTACCACCGTATTGTGATCATGACTGACGCGGACGTCGATGGTGCGCACATCCGTACCCTCTTGCTCACCTTCTTCTATCGCTATCAGCGATCGCTGCTGGAGCAGGGCTACATCTACATTGCCTGCCCGCCGCTGTACAAGTTGGAGCGGGGACGTAATCACTACTATTGCTACAACGAACGCGAACTGCAGGAACGGATTGCGACGTTCCCTGAAAACGCCAACTATACGATTCAGCGCTTTAAAGGCTTGGGCGAAATGATGCCTCAGCAGCTCTGGGAGACAACCATGGATCCCGAGACCCGCACGATGAAGCGTGTGGAAATTGAAGACGCCGCTGAAGCCGATCGCATTTTCACAATTTTGATGGGCGATCGCGTTCAGCCCCGCCGCGAATTCATCGAAACCTACGGCCCTCAGCTCAGCATGGCAGCCTTGGATATTTAG
- the miaA gene encoding tRNA (adenosine(37)-N6)-dimethylallyltransferase MiaA — MESRLKPGLIVLCGPTAAGKSSLAIAIAQRLGSPILSADSRLVYRDFNIGTAKPTPAEQQQVPHYLMDLCDPRQVFTVGDYQDCAVPLIQQLQEKGMLPLLVGGTGLYIKAIVNGLRFPRIAPQPKLRSQLQALGQPLCHALLQRVDPVAGDRIHVNDRVRTLRALEVFYVSGDRLTDLQQEQPPSYPILQIGLDSDRLEARIQQRTQQMLTSGFVEEVQGLCDRYGSDLPLLNTLGYRQVCAFLQGSLSRSELPEQIVLQTRQYAKQQRTWFRADSSIQWIDAEAGNRLERALDLIERFRKSEGV, encoded by the coding sequence ATGGAATCGCGTTTGAAACCAGGTTTGATTGTCCTCTGTGGGCCAACGGCGGCAGGAAAATCGAGTTTGGCGATCGCGATCGCCCAGCGTTTGGGCAGCCCAATTTTGAGTGCTGATTCGCGGCTGGTTTATCGCGACTTTAATATTGGCACCGCCAAGCCCACCCCTGCCGAGCAGCAGCAGGTGCCCCACTATTTAATGGATCTCTGTGATCCCCGCCAAGTTTTTACCGTTGGGGATTATCAAGATTGTGCAGTGCCACTGATTCAGCAACTCCAGGAAAAAGGAATGCTGCCCTTGTTGGTAGGGGGTACAGGTCTCTACATCAAAGCGATCGTCAACGGTTTACGCTTTCCCCGCATTGCACCGCAGCCTAAGCTGCGATCGCAACTTCAAGCGTTAGGTCAGCCACTCTGTCATGCCCTATTACAGCGGGTTGATCCGGTGGCTGGCGACCGAATTCATGTCAATGATCGCGTTCGGACCTTGCGAGCCTTAGAAGTCTTCTATGTCAGTGGCGATCGCCTGACGGATCTGCAGCAGGAGCAACCGCCGAGCTATCCAATTCTGCAGATTGGCTTGGATAGCGATCGCTTAGAAGCCAGGATTCAGCAGCGCACCCAGCAGATGTTAACGTCGGGCTTCGTTGAGGAAGTGCAAGGATTGTGCGATCGCTACGGTAGCGATCTGCCGCTGCTCAATACCCTGGGCTATCGCCAGGTTTGTGCTTTTCTACAGGGAAGTTTGAGTCGGTCAGAGTTGCCAGAGCAAATCGTCCTGCAGACGCGCCAGTATGCCAAACAGCAGCGCACTTGGTTCCGGGCCGATTCATCGATTCAGTGGATTGATGCCGAAGCCGGCAATCGCCTGGAGCGGGCGCTAGACCTGATTGAGCGCTTCCGAAAGAGTGAGGGCGTTTGA
- a CDS encoding DUF29 family protein yields MRLCRYEQVAWATVIVEIEDWGTSEYCALGSAFQQLGLHHLKWQYQSDRRSRNERITIANPHLVVGQLLDESPSLKSCFEEALAAGYKYGR; encoded by the coding sequence TTGCGGCTGTGCCGCTACGAGCAGGTAGCTTGGGCCACTGTGATTGTGGAGATCGAAGACTGGGGCACAAGCGAGTACTGCGCTTTAGGGTCTGCTTTCCAGCAGCTCGGCCTGCACCATCTGAAATGGCAATATCAGTCCGATCGTCGCAGTCGCAATGAGCGGATTACAATCGCAAATCCACACTTGGTGGTTGGACAGCTCTTGGATGAGAGTCCTAGCCTGAAGTCGTGCTTCGAGGAGGCTCTCGCGGCTGGCTACAAATACGGTCGCTGA
- a CDS encoding NAD(P)H-quinone oxidoreductase subunit O: MAAALKKGSLVRAIAEQLQGSVELLASDGRIPSYVLETNGEILDIKGDYALVRFSRPTPNVWLRLDQLQSAA, encoded by the coding sequence ATGGCTGCAGCCCTCAAGAAAGGATCTTTGGTTCGTGCGATCGCCGAGCAACTTCAAGGCAGCGTCGAACTGTTGGCCAGTGACGGTCGCATTCCCAGCTATGTGCTCGAAACCAACGGCGAGATCTTGGATATCAAAGGCGACTATGCCCTTGTTCGCTTCTCGCGCCCAACGCCCAATGTCTGGTTGCGACTCGATCAACTGCAATCCGCTGCATAA
- a CDS encoding type IV pilus modification PilV family protein, protein MKRIHKRSRRSQLGFSLVEILVAAILTVLLAQATAAALRISVQTQNRASTENSFENAIVADLEQVRAINRNLCRNPNFDRTATTSPNNLSYGPFGDCAGTIFQERCRATGTTPGFGNLLQAQVPNFTSQTVIVNGQTWTISRQTLVPDRPLNSGDAGYAESSQSVLKVRYDLTRGSTTIAPAFVTEFVPDAVGSCQG, encoded by the coding sequence ATGAAGAGAATTCATAAACGATCGCGCCGGTCGCAGTTAGGCTTCTCACTGGTCGAGATCCTAGTCGCTGCTATTCTGACTGTCCTCTTAGCTCAAGCAACTGCGGCTGCTTTAAGAATTTCAGTCCAAACTCAAAATCGGGCCAGCACTGAAAACTCTTTTGAAAATGCCATTGTTGCTGATTTAGAGCAAGTTAGAGCTATCAATCGAAATCTTTGCCGTAATCCTAACTTTGATCGCACTGCAACAACTTCTCCTAACAACCTGAGCTATGGTCCTTTTGGTGACTGTGCTGGAACTATCTTTCAGGAAAGATGCCGGGCAACGGGCACCACACCCGGATTTGGTAATCTTCTCCAAGCGCAAGTCCCTAATTTTACGAGCCAGACTGTGATTGTGAATGGACAGACTTGGACTATATCTCGACAAACTCTTGTTCCCGATCGTCCTCTCAACTCAGGAGATGCCGGCTATGCAGAATCGAGTCAGTCAGTATTGAAGGTTAGATATGACTTGACTAGAGGAAGTACAACAATTGCACCGGCTTTTGTCACCGAGTTTGTTCCTGATGCAGTAGGCTCGTGTCAAGGATAA
- a CDS encoding PilW family protein translates to MSTQRLFWRWFLQRHGEAGITLVEVLVAGIIGVLVVLAGGYALVTNLRVDRELSSAAIQRNLQTRALEYISSEVRQANLIYAPNNTPNLCSSYTRVLGLQTTVNGSNRNIVYAVGNANNPWRGDRVLYRCGPPIDTSTGRYSSGSDVEEVILDGLSSATLVANSNGCGAVPTAYAVSSSNTAGLRAFFRTASNVVNTNSAQILLGMQIDRGIQGNATSCASIVASNRSTP, encoded by the coding sequence ATGAGTACGCAACGCCTCTTTTGGCGATGGTTTTTACAGCGTCATGGTGAAGCTGGTATCACTCTAGTCGAGGTTCTAGTTGCGGGTATTATTGGCGTGTTGGTTGTTTTGGCGGGCGGTTATGCGTTAGTGACCAACCTCCGAGTCGATCGCGAACTGTCATCAGCCGCAATTCAACGCAATCTTCAAACGAGAGCTTTGGAGTACATCAGTAGTGAAGTCCGTCAAGCCAACTTAATCTACGCGCCGAATAACACACCGAACCTGTGCAGTAGCTATACGAGAGTCTTGGGGCTGCAAACAACGGTGAATGGTAGCAATCGCAATATTGTTTATGCGGTTGGCAATGCCAACAACCCATGGCGGGGCGATCGCGTGCTATATCGCTGTGGCCCGCCAATCGATACCTCCACTGGACGTTACAGCTCAGGTAGCGACGTTGAAGAAGTGATTTTGGATGGCTTGAGCAGCGCTACCCTGGTGGCTAATAGCAATGGATGTGGTGCTGTCCCGACGGCCTACGCTGTTAGCAGCAGCAATACAGCAGGCCTGCGTGCTTTTTTCCGTACTGCCAGTAACGTCGTGAACACTAATTCCGCACAAATTCTGCTGGGGATGCAAATTGATCGAGGTATTCAAGGAAATGCAACGAGTTGTGCAAGCATTGTTGCTTCCAATCGTTCGACCCCTTGA
- a CDS encoding 2OG-Fe(II) oxygenase, whose amino-acid sequence MFSQVSAGNTTYWYSQQIPIQINSNLSGIANHLAVESSTGKPDILYWRILDFLSPEKLQQLWNYLLTARSQFNPAHNSAGLNNYRQSLFTAPPPEIYSEISEKILGALIPIADELPNSSQEIGEIEMQITAHNDGHYYKIHNDNGSPDTATRFLTYVYYFYRQPKPFTGGELRLYELAIKDGFYVAGDRYQDIEPLHNSLIVFPSHYMHEVLPIRCPSQRFEDSRFTVNGWIRVAID is encoded by the coding sequence TTGTTTTCTCAGGTGTCAGCGGGTAATACGACTTACTGGTATTCCCAACAAATACCGATTCAAATCAATTCAAATTTAAGTGGTATTGCCAACCATCTAGCTGTAGAGTCTTCAACAGGGAAGCCAGATATTTTATATTGGCGAATCCTTGATTTTTTAAGCCCTGAAAAGCTACAACAGCTTTGGAATTATTTACTAACTGCCCGATCGCAATTTAATCCGGCTCACAACTCCGCAGGTTTGAATAACTATCGACAATCTCTTTTTACTGCTCCTCCTCCTGAAATTTATTCCGAGATCAGTGAAAAGATTTTAGGTGCTTTGATACCAATTGCCGATGAGCTGCCCAATTCCTCACAAGAAATTGGCGAGATAGAGATGCAAATAACAGCTCACAACGATGGTCATTATTACAAAATTCATAATGATAACGGCAGTCCTGATACAGCTACACGTTTTCTCACTTACGTTTACTACTTCTATCGACAACCCAAACCATTTACTGGTGGCGAGCTGCGACTGTATGAACTTGCTATCAAAGATGGCTTTTACGTTGCAGGCGATCGCTATCAAGACATTGAACCGCTACACAATAGCCTGATTGTTTTCCCAAGCCACTACATGCACGAAGTTCTACCGATTCGATGTCCTTCTCAGCGATTTGAGGATAGCCGCTTTACAGTTAATGGTTGGATTCGAGTTGCTATTGACTGA